A genomic stretch from Setaria viridis chromosome 1, Setaria_viridis_v4.0, whole genome shotgun sequence includes:
- the LOC117860029 gene encoding protein SMALL AUXIN UP-REGULATED RNA 51 — MAKKMAQSASLKQILRRCSSLGRRQQDVVPRGHFPVYVGESRCRFVVPIACLEHPQFLVLLRMAEEEFGFDHDAAITLPCDEAVFEALLASLVH, encoded by the coding sequence ATGGCGAAGAAGATGGCGCAGTCGGCGAGCCTGAAGCAGATCCTGAGGCGGTGCTCAAGCctggggcggcggcagcaggacgTGGTGCCGAGGGGGCACTTCCCTGTGTACGTCGGCGAGAGCCGGTGCCGGTTCGTCGTGCCCATCGCCTGCCTGGAGCACCCGCAGTTCCTCGTGCTCCTGCGGATGGCCGAGGAGGAGTTCGGCTTCGACCACGACGCCGCCATCACCCTGCCCTGCGACGAGGCCGTCTTCGAGGCGCTCCTCGCCTCCTTGGTGCACTGA